A DNA window from uncultured Methanoregula sp. contains the following coding sequences:
- a CDS encoding UbiX family flavin prenyltransferase, which translates to MRKEYVVGVTGASGACYARRLLEVLCRDADVHIIVSDVAKKIAAHEGVSLDGFPATYHDNDKLFASVASGSHKYDGMVVIPCSAKTLAAIATGYADNLITRAADVCLKEHRKCILVTREMPLSKIHLKNMLAAEEAGAVIMPASPGFYNRPETIDDLVDMVVARVLDHLEVEHNLGERWSGYDA; encoded by the coding sequence ATGAGAAAGGAGTATGTTGTCGGGGTGACGGGAGCAAGCGGGGCCTGCTATGCCCGCCGCCTGCTGGAAGTGCTGTGCCGGGATGCCGATGTCCATATCATCGTCTCGGATGTTGCAAAAAAGATCGCAGCCCACGAAGGCGTATCGCTCGACGGGTTCCCTGCCACCTACCATGATAACGACAAGCTCTTCGCCTCCGTTGCGAGCGGGTCGCACAAGTACGATGGCATGGTCGTGATTCCCTGCAGTGCCAAGACGCTCGCTGCGATAGCCACCGGGTACGCGGACAACCTGATCACCCGGGCCGCGGATGTCTGTCTCAAGGAGCACCGGAAATGCATTCTTGTCACCCGGGAGATGCCGCTCTCCAAGATCCATTTGAAGAACATGCTCGCTGCCGAGGAGGCCGGTGCAGTTATCATGCCGGCAAGCCCGGGATTCTACAACCGCCCGGAGACGATTGACGATCTGGTGGATATGGTGGTTGCCCGCGTTCTTGATCACCTTGAAGTGGAACACAATCTGGG